One region of Haloprofundus salilacus genomic DNA includes:
- a CDS encoding metal ABC transporter ATP-binding protein produces the protein MEKLRVSSTPETSVASERPERPVVELSGVEFGYATAPVVEDVSLRIDPGEYVAVVGPNGSGKSTLMKLVLGLLRPDEGLVRLFGEPSHRFDGGDRIGYVAQHASAAKEMPITVREVVKMGRFPHVGFGRLSADDWRIVDRALETVGMKAFSDRRVTQLSGGQRQRAFIARALASEAELLVLDEPTVGVDADSVEAFYELLDALHARGITILLIEHDLGAVTEHAERVLCLNREIYFDGPTAEFVESDALARAFGTTARLVGGDQ, from the coding sequence ATGGAGAAACTTCGCGTGAGCAGTACTCCCGAGACGAGCGTCGCGTCGGAGCGACCCGAGCGTCCGGTCGTCGAACTCTCTGGGGTCGAGTTCGGCTACGCGACCGCGCCCGTCGTCGAAGACGTCTCGCTCCGAATCGACCCCGGAGAGTACGTGGCCGTCGTCGGCCCCAACGGCTCCGGGAAGTCGACGCTCATGAAACTCGTGCTGGGGTTGCTCCGCCCGGACGAAGGTCTCGTTCGGTTGTTCGGAGAGCCGTCGCACCGGTTCGACGGCGGAGACCGTATCGGTTACGTGGCCCAGCACGCCAGTGCCGCAAAGGAGATGCCGATTACGGTCCGCGAAGTCGTGAAGATGGGACGATTTCCCCACGTCGGGTTCGGCCGCCTCTCCGCGGACGATTGGCGCATCGTCGACCGTGCGCTCGAGACGGTCGGTATGAAAGCGTTCTCGGACCGCCGAGTGACTCAGTTGTCCGGCGGTCAGAGACAACGGGCGTTCATCGCCCGTGCGCTGGCGAGCGAAGCTGAGCTGCTAGTCCTCGACGAACCGACAGTCGGCGTCGACGCCGACTCGGTCGAGGCGTTCTACGAGCTACTCGACGCGCTGCACGCGAGGGGCATCACGATTCTGCTCATCGAACACGACCTGGGTGCGGTCACCGAACACGCCGAACGGGTACTCTGTCTCAACCGCGAGATATACTTCGACGGGCCGACGGCGGAGTTCGTCGAGAGCGACGCACTCGCTCGCGCGTTCGGGACGACGGCGAGACTCGTCGGAGGTGACCAATGA
- a CDS encoding metal ABC transporter substrate-binding protein, with protein MDTETPRTARQKITRRRALAGGSSLLAAGLAGCIDSGRGEATTGAAEDEADGAPVVVISFFSFYDFARKIADGTPIRVRNLVPTGLHGHGWEPNASITRAIVDADAFVHVGENFQPWADRAIQTVEDDGADTQLVNAREGVELVDLAASLDPEEEGVGEDRGKDPHFWLDPQRAKQSVDNIAEGLVELAPAHEETLRENASAYKTDVLDSIDREYQAIFDAADRDVIQLAAHNAFQYVGVRYGVEMRPLVVNLAASGDVKPSDITDAKRVIDENDIEYIGAAVFETRRPAQQLLSETAVEAYFPVTPYAGVREEWVKQEWGYEEIAYNVNMPTFEIVLGNEAPEDAGPDGWSDRWRNFA; from the coding sequence ATGGATACCGAGACACCACGGACAGCGCGACAGAAGATAACCCGCAGACGAGCCCTCGCCGGAGGGTCGAGTCTCCTCGCGGCCGGTCTCGCGGGCTGTATCGATAGCGGACGCGGCGAAGCGACTACTGGCGCTGCAGAGGATGAAGCCGATGGGGCTCCCGTCGTCGTCATTTCCTTCTTCAGCTTCTACGACTTCGCACGGAAAATTGCCGACGGAACTCCGATTCGGGTACGCAATCTCGTACCGACCGGACTTCACGGCCACGGGTGGGAGCCGAACGCCAGCATCACGAGAGCCATCGTCGACGCGGACGCGTTCGTCCACGTGGGCGAGAACTTTCAGCCGTGGGCCGACAGGGCCATCCAAACGGTCGAAGACGACGGTGCCGACACGCAGCTCGTAAACGCCCGCGAAGGCGTCGAACTGGTCGACCTCGCGGCGAGTCTCGACCCCGAAGAGGAGGGTGTCGGTGAGGACCGCGGCAAGGACCCGCACTTCTGGCTGGACCCACAGCGCGCTAAACAGTCGGTCGACAACATCGCCGAGGGACTGGTCGAACTCGCGCCCGCCCACGAGGAGACGCTCCGCGAGAACGCGTCGGCGTACAAGACGGACGTTCTCGACAGCATCGACCGCGAGTATCAGGCGATCTTCGACGCGGCCGACCGCGACGTGATCCAACTTGCCGCCCACAACGCGTTTCAGTACGTCGGCGTCCGCTACGGCGTCGAGATGCGGCCACTAGTCGTGAACCTCGCCGCCAGCGGCGACGTCAAGCCCTCTGACATCACCGACGCGAAGCGGGTCATCGACGAGAACGATATCGAGTACATCGGCGCGGCCGTCTTCGAGACGCGGCGACCGGCCCAGCAACTGCTCTCGGAGACGGCGGTCGAAGCGTACTTCCCCGTCACGCCGTACGCCGGCGTCCGCGAAGAGTGGGTCAAACAGGAGTGGGGATACGAGGAGATCGCCTACAACGTGAACATGCCCACCTTCGAGATCGTCCTCGGAAACGAGGCGCCCGAAGACGCAGGTCCCGACGGGTGGAGTGACCGATGGAGAAACTTCGCGTGA
- a CDS encoding SDR family NAD(P)-dependent oxidoreductase — MQLDGRTVLVTGAASGIGRATASRLAEAGARVVVTDVDTGGGEETVDRIESEGGNATFSELDVRDREAFNSVVEAVDEESGLDVLVNNAGVGHAPKPVEDLPEAERNFVFDVNISGVWNGCAAALPVMKARESGAIVNVASLAGVIGSPNLGAYSLSKGAVVNFTRTVAVEAGRYGVRANAVCPGFVEGGLGTQYFDSFDDPEAARERARQGYALGRLGELDEVADAIAFLASDEASFITGESLMVDGGFSVT; from the coding sequence ATGCAACTCGACGGACGGACCGTCCTCGTCACCGGCGCGGCATCGGGAATCGGCAGAGCCACCGCCTCGCGACTCGCGGAGGCGGGCGCGCGCGTCGTCGTCACCGACGTCGACACCGGCGGCGGCGAGGAGACGGTCGACCGAATCGAGAGCGAGGGCGGGAACGCGACCTTCTCGGAACTCGACGTGCGAGACCGCGAGGCGTTCAACTCGGTCGTCGAAGCCGTCGACGAGGAGTCGGGACTCGACGTGCTCGTCAACAACGCGGGCGTCGGCCACGCGCCGAAACCTGTCGAGGACCTCCCGGAGGCCGAGCGCAATTTCGTCTTCGACGTGAATATCTCGGGCGTGTGGAACGGCTGCGCCGCGGCCCTGCCGGTGATGAAAGCCCGGGAGTCGGGCGCTATCGTCAACGTCGCCTCGCTCGCGGGCGTCATCGGGTCGCCGAACCTCGGCGCGTACTCGCTGTCGAAGGGGGCGGTCGTCAACTTCACTCGCACCGTGGCCGTCGAGGCGGGTCGCTACGGCGTCCGCGCGAACGCGGTCTGCCCCGGATTCGTGGAGGGCGGCCTCGGAACGCAGTATTTCGACTCCTTCGACGACCCCGAAGCGGCGCGCGAGCGGGCGCGGCAGGGGTACGCGCTCGGTCGCCTCGGCGAACTCGACGAAGTCGCCGACGCCATCGCCTTCCTCGCCAGCGACGAGGCGTCGTTTATCACCGGCGAGTCGCTGATGGTCGACGGCGGCTTCTCGGTCACGTGA
- a CDS encoding adenosylcobinamide amidohydrolase gives MSEEAAEAAAVFEATVRDGVCRLRRPGTRWLSTGYAGGTSVGPVAYNVTVPDGWSETDLDVYVRERRERAGFDEPGPTLLTGVEQGHARRARLGPVEAVVTAGVSNPAALPTDALSESGRTADERHDRDAPPHPGTINVFVGTTRALAAGALPNLLAVAAEAKAATLLARTGFPGTTTDAVVVSCDPNGEVERFSGSATTVGAAARACVRDAVCASLASRYADPDGRPMPDSVGDAKYGVVTDERARVSRL, from the coding sequence ATGTCTGAGGAGGCCGCGGAGGCGGCGGCGGTCTTCGAGGCGACGGTTCGCGACGGCGTCTGCCGGCTTCGACGGCCCGGCACGCGCTGGCTCTCGACGGGCTACGCCGGCGGGACCTCCGTCGGGCCGGTCGCGTACAACGTCACCGTTCCCGATGGCTGGTCCGAGACCGACCTCGACGTCTACGTCCGCGAGCGGCGCGAACGCGCGGGCTTCGACGAACCCGGACCGACGCTGTTGACCGGCGTCGAGCAGGGGCACGCCCGGCGGGCGCGGCTCGGTCCCGTCGAGGCGGTCGTCACCGCCGGCGTCTCGAACCCGGCGGCGCTCCCGACGGACGCGCTCTCGGAGAGCGGACGGACGGCTGACGAACGACACGACCGTGACGCGCCGCCGCACCCCGGCACGATCAACGTCTTCGTCGGCACCACGCGCGCGCTCGCGGCGGGGGCGCTCCCCAACCTGCTCGCGGTCGCCGCCGAGGCGAAGGCGGCAACCCTGCTCGCACGGACGGGATTCCCCGGGACGACGACTGACGCCGTCGTCGTCAGCTGCGACCCGAACGGGGAGGTGGAACGGTTCTCAGGGAGCGCGACCACCGTCGGCGCTGCGGCTCGCGCGTGCGTCCGAGACGCCGTCTGTGCGTCGCTGGCGTCGCGCTACGCGGATCCCGACGGACGCCCGATGCCGGACTCCGTCGGCGACGCGAAGTACGGCGTCGTGACCGACGAGCGGGCGAGGGTTTCGCGGCTCTGA
- a CDS encoding threonine-phosphate decarboxylase → MDPEAVESVERVPHGGVDDPTVLDFSANTNPERPSGIVGVYDAALSVARRYPSDYCEFRTAAAETVDCEPRSVIPTPGGLAAIRLALSVTVHPNDRVLVPAPSFGEYAREVRLQGGDPCFLHHDELLDADPVDYAVAVVCTPNNPTGEAADPDRLREFAARCRDTDTTLLIDEAFLDFTSLPSMAGESGIVVARSLTKMYGLPGLRVGFAAATGDLRDRLDTARMAWSLGTPAAEVGTYCLKQTEFVEETRRRVARERDRMRASLSEQFDVYPSDAPYLLLDVGRREVSDVVDAARAEGIAIRDATTFRGLDSHVRVAVKREHENDRLLDALADV, encoded by the coding sequence ATGGACCCTGAGGCCGTCGAATCCGTCGAACGGGTGCCCCACGGCGGCGTCGACGACCCGACAGTGCTGGATTTCAGCGCCAACACGAACCCGGAGCGGCCGTCGGGTATCGTCGGCGTGTACGACGCCGCGCTCTCGGTCGCCCGCCGCTACCCTTCCGACTACTGCGAGTTCCGCACGGCCGCCGCCGAGACGGTCGACTGCGAACCGCGGTCGGTAATTCCGACGCCCGGCGGTCTCGCCGCGATCCGTCTCGCGCTCTCGGTGACCGTCCACCCGAACGACCGGGTGCTGGTTCCCGCGCCGAGCTTCGGCGAGTACGCCCGCGAGGTGCGACTGCAGGGCGGCGACCCGTGCTTTCTGCACCACGACGAACTGCTCGACGCCGACCCCGTCGACTACGCCGTCGCCGTCGTCTGTACGCCGAACAACCCGACCGGCGAGGCGGCCGACCCCGACCGACTCCGCGAGTTCGCCGCCCGCTGCCGGGATACCGACACGACGCTGCTGATCGACGAGGCGTTTCTCGACTTCACCTCGTTGCCGAGCATGGCCGGCGAATCCGGCATCGTCGTCGCCCGCTCGTTGACGAAGATGTACGGGTTGCCGGGCCTCCGCGTCGGGTTCGCCGCCGCGACCGGCGACCTCAGAGACCGACTCGACACCGCGCGGATGGCGTGGTCGCTCGGGACGCCCGCCGCGGAGGTCGGGACGTACTGTCTGAAACAGACCGAGTTCGTCGAGGAGACCAGACGACGGGTCGCCCGCGAGCGCGATCGGATGCGCGCGTCGCTCTCCGAGCAGTTCGACGTGTACCCCTCGGACGCGCCGTATCTCCTGCTCGATGTCGGTAGACGCGAGGTGTCGGACGTCGTCGACGCCGCGCGCGCTGAGGGTATCGCCATCCGCGACGCCACGACGTTCCGCGGTCTCGACTCGCACGTCCGCGTCGCAGTCAAACGCGAGCACGAGAACGACCGCCTGCTCGACGCGCTGGCGGATGTCTGA
- a CDS encoding nicotinate-nucleotide--dimethylbenzimidazole phosphoribosyltransferase gives MRLILVAGATDTAKIDGISAAGANSDLLAHTPSADLELVEYGSLVRAPELPVSPTGCPTPAAVTRAVRESLGLDFLAVDAGLSVPTGAPTVNVGAKRGRDIREVDPVPTAPGAFLAARQLGRSLPDDELVVGETIPGGTTTALGTLRALGEGWPVSSSFPENPTELKESVVAEGLDASGIDAGEFAHEPLLAVRAMGDPVLAVVAGLTAGALSADKSVILGGGTQLLTAAALVRHEGIADPLTLATTSYLAADVPALDEAARSLDVDLVVTDPGFGERDDALARYAAGEAKEGAGMGGALLLAERAGVLDDVAAQTVKVVETAGVEHGP, from the coding sequence GTGCGACTGATACTCGTCGCCGGCGCGACCGACACCGCGAAGATAGACGGTATCAGCGCCGCCGGAGCGAATTCGGACCTCCTGGCACACACGCCGAGTGCCGACCTCGAACTCGTCGAGTACGGCTCGCTCGTCCGCGCGCCCGAACTCCCCGTGAGTCCGACCGGGTGCCCGACGCCCGCGGCGGTGACGCGGGCGGTCCGGGAGTCGCTGGGGCTCGACTTCCTCGCCGTCGATGCCGGACTCTCAGTGCCGACGGGCGCGCCGACGGTGAACGTCGGCGCGAAACGCGGCCGCGACATTCGCGAGGTTGACCCTGTGCCGACCGCGCCGGGGGCGTTCCTCGCCGCCCGACAGCTGGGTCGCAGCCTACCGGACGACGAACTCGTCGTCGGCGAGACGATTCCCGGCGGAACGACGACGGCACTGGGGACGCTCCGCGCCCTCGGCGAGGGGTGGCCCGTCTCCTCGTCGTTTCCCGAGAACCCGACGGAACTCAAGGAGTCGGTCGTCGCCGAGGGACTCGACGCCAGCGGCATCGACGCCGGGGAGTTCGCCCACGAACCGCTGCTGGCGGTGCGGGCGATGGGCGACCCCGTGTTAGCCGTCGTCGCCGGGCTGACGGCGGGCGCGCTCAGCGCCGACAAATCGGTGATTCTCGGCGGCGGAACGCAACTGCTCACTGCCGCCGCGCTCGTCCGCCACGAGGGTATCGCCGACCCGCTGACGCTGGCGACGACGAGCTATCTCGCCGCCGACGTGCCCGCGCTGGACGAGGCGGCGCGGTCGCTCGACGTCGACCTCGTCGTCACCGACCCCGGATTCGGTGAGCGCGATGACGCGCTCGCCCGCTACGCGGCGGGCGAGGCCAAGGAGGGTGCGGGGATGGGCGGCGCGCTGTTGCTCGCCGAGCGCGCGGGCGTCCTCGACGACGTCGCCGCACAAACCGTTAAGGTAGTCGAAACTGCTGGTGTCGAACATGGACCCTGA
- a CDS encoding NTP transferase domain-containing protein produces MCGGRGTRLGGDAEKPLVEIGGTPMVDRVLAALAGSRVDGIHAVVSPHAPETREHLAAVADARSSAVTVLDAPGDGYVEDLGVALDSVEKPVVTVAADLPLLGAELVNEAMAVAVNGDERACGGDGGSARDALDGDARSVTVCVPAVLKRRLGASSDTTFDSGGRRLAPTGLNVVAAGDETVHVSYDARLAVNVNRPPDVALAEALCD; encoded by the coding sequence ATGTGCGGCGGGCGGGGGACGCGGCTCGGCGGCGACGCGGAGAAACCGCTCGTGGAGATCGGCGGCACGCCGATGGTCGACCGCGTTCTCGCGGCGCTCGCGGGAAGCAGAGTCGACGGGATTCACGCCGTCGTCTCGCCGCACGCGCCGGAGACGCGCGAGCATCTCGCGGCCGTCGCAGACGCTCGTTCGTCTGCGGTGACGGTTCTCGACGCGCCAGGCGACGGCTACGTCGAAGACCTCGGAGTCGCGCTCGACAGCGTCGAAAAGCCGGTCGTCACCGTCGCTGCCGACTTGCCGTTGCTCGGCGCCGAACTCGTGAACGAGGCCATGGCTGTCGCGGTGAACGGCGACGAACGCGCGTGCGGCGGCGACGGCGGATCTGCTCGCGACGCCCTCGACGGCGACGCCCGCTCGGTCACGGTCTGCGTTCCGGCGGTACTAAAACGGCGTCTCGGGGCGAGTTCGGACACGACGTTCGACTCAGGGGGTCGCCGCCTTGCTCCGACGGGGCTAAACGTCGTCGCCGCCGGAGATGAGACCGTACACGTGAGCTACGACGCCCGACTCGCCGTAAACGTGAACCGCCCGCCCGATGTCGCTCTCGCGGAGGCGCTGTGCGACTGA
- the cobS gene encoding adenosylcobinamide-GDP ribazoletransferase, translated as MVLTALRGGVAFLTRLPVGGGEREWDAFRTTPVTFPLVGYLVGALAALPFSLLSAVPQPGTVAALYLATLYLVTGITHADGLADIGDAAVVHGDAERRFDVLKDSQTGVGGALVLVLSVVALALGAFGVATATANPVVAFRIIVAAEVGAKAGMALLVCLGNPPHEGLGSAVVGENDAAGLLPVAAAVLPALIAAPPSATPALVCALLSGPAVALLVRRWARGAVGGVSGDTLGATNELGRAVALHAGVVAWTLF; from the coding sequence ATGGTTCTGACGGCGCTCCGCGGCGGCGTCGCGTTTCTCACCCGCCTCCCGGTCGGCGGCGGCGAGCGCGAGTGGGACGCGTTCCGAACGACGCCGGTGACGTTTCCGCTAGTCGGCTACCTCGTCGGCGCGCTGGCGGCGCTCCCCTTTTCGCTGCTGTCCGCCGTTCCGCAACCCGGCACCGTTGCCGCGCTCTACCTCGCCACGCTCTACCTCGTCACGGGGATCACCCACGCCGACGGACTCGCAGATATCGGCGACGCCGCGGTGGTTCACGGCGATGCCGAGCGCCGCTTCGACGTGCTGAAGGACTCGCAGACGGGCGTCGGCGGCGCGCTCGTCCTCGTGCTTTCGGTCGTCGCACTCGCGCTCGGCGCGTTCGGCGTCGCGACGGCTACCGCGAATCCGGTCGTCGCTTTTCGTATCATTGTCGCTGCCGAGGTCGGGGCGAAAGCCGGAATGGCGCTTCTGGTCTGTCTCGGGAACCCCCCACACGAGGGCCTCGGGTCGGCCGTCGTCGGTGAGAACGACGCCGCGGGGCTGTTGCCCGTTGCCGCCGCGGTTCTTCCGGCGCTCATCGCCGCACCGCCGTCAGCGACACCAGCGCTCGTCTGTGCGCTCCTCTCGGGACCGGCGGTTGCGCTGCTCGTCCGGCGGTGGGCGCGGGGTGCAGTCGGCGGCGTCTCCGGTGATACGCTCGGCGCGACGAACGAACTCGGGCGCGCCGTCGCCCTCCACGCGGGGGTGGTCGCGTGGACGCTCTTCTGA
- the cbiB gene encoding adenosylcobinamide-phosphate synthase CbiB: MTVAASAAVALAAALDWIVLEPPARIHPVALFGRLVAPFDREWTRPKLVGVAAALSLPLVAGGVAAGTVRAASALHPPFALVAVALVLFSTTSLRMLLDAARRVVADSDADPDAARRNLSALAGRDPTDLSSGELRSAAVESVAENLSDGLVAPLLAFSLLAPVSLSLAAAAATWVKAVNTLDSMLGYRHKPVGWAPARLDDAVMWLPARVSAVLVAVAAGDLGAVARAREWVRDPPSPNSGWPMATLAAALDVRLVKSGVYVLNPNVALPTPADAEHGIRVVAVAGALAWALALVTALLVGQIETLPVVPEALAWF; encoded by the coding sequence ATGACGGTCGCTGCGAGCGCGGCCGTCGCCCTCGCGGCCGCGCTCGACTGGATTGTCCTCGAACCGCCCGCTCGAATCCATCCGGTCGCCCTCTTCGGTCGCCTTGTCGCCCCGTTCGACCGGGAGTGGACCCGTCCGAAACTCGTCGGCGTCGCCGCCGCGCTCTCGTTGCCACTGGTCGCCGGCGGCGTCGCGGCGGGGACAGTCCGCGCCGCTTCGGCACTTCACCCGCCGTTCGCGCTCGTTGCCGTGGCTCTCGTCCTCTTCTCGACGACGAGTCTCCGGATGCTGTTGGACGCGGCCCGGCGCGTCGTCGCCGACAGCGACGCCGACCCCGATGCCGCTCGGCGAAACCTCTCTGCGCTCGCGGGACGCGACCCGACGGACCTCTCGTCGGGCGAACTCCGCAGCGCCGCCGTTGAGAGCGTCGCCGAGAACCTCTCGGACGGCCTCGTCGCCCCGTTGCTGGCGTTCTCGCTTCTCGCACCGGTCTCGCTCTCGCTCGCGGCGGCGGCGGCCACGTGGGTGAAGGCGGTCAACACGCTCGACTCGATGCTCGGCTACCGACACAAGCCGGTCGGCTGGGCACCCGCGCGACTCGACGACGCGGTGATGTGGCTCCCGGCACGCGTCAGCGCCGTCCTCGTCGCCGTCGCCGCGGGCGACCTCGGTGCCGTCGCACGCGCACGAGAGTGGGTGCGCGACCCGCCGTCGCCGAACTCGGGGTGGCCGATGGCGACGCTCGCGGCGGCGCTCGACGTTCGCCTCGTCAAATCGGGTGTCTACGTGCTGAACCCGAACGTCGCGCTGCCGACGCCCGCCGACGCCGAGCACGGCATCCGCGTCGTCGCCGTCGCGGGCGCGCTGGCGTGGGCGCTCGCGCTCGTAACTGCGCTTCTCGTCGGCCAGATCGAGACTCTCCCTGTCGTTCCGGAGGCGCTAGCATGGTTCTGA
- a CDS encoding HAD family hydrolase, giving the protein MAVTFDLFGTLVDAAYPADPAAAVAVELEGLGVAVPDDWDDAYREVHIDAPEGAEVPLPAHVSAALGSRGVDAPNNAARRVVVNAFDPEVQTRPGAVAAVAAAAERGPVGLLSNCSVPELARRALIRSNLSNDAFDATVTSVACGWRKPDARAFEAVSEALGVPPETLLHVGDDARTDSGVERVGGEFVDVTDTSLSAFAARMESLEPEDD; this is encoded by the coding sequence GTGGCAGTCACGTTTGACCTCTTCGGCACGCTCGTCGACGCGGCGTATCCGGCCGACCCCGCGGCGGCCGTCGCCGTCGAACTCGAAGGCCTCGGCGTCGCCGTCCCCGACGACTGGGACGACGCGTACCGGGAGGTCCACATCGACGCCCCCGAGGGGGCTGAAGTCCCGCTCCCGGCGCACGTCAGCGCCGCGCTCGGCAGTCGCGGCGTCGACGCGCCGAACAACGCCGCACGCCGCGTCGTCGTCAACGCGTTCGACCCAGAGGTGCAGACGCGTCCAGGCGCGGTGGCCGCCGTCGCCGCCGCGGCCGAACGCGGTCCCGTCGGCCTGCTTTCGAACTGCAGCGTCCCCGAACTCGCGCGCCGGGCGCTCATCCGTTCGAACCTCTCGAACGACGCCTTCGACGCGACGGTGACGAGCGTCGCCTGCGGGTGGCGAAAACCCGACGCACGCGCGTTCGAAGCCGTCTCCGAGGCGCTCGGCGTCCCGCCCGAAACGCTCCTGCACGTCGGCGACGACGCCCGCACCGACAGCGGCGTCGAGCGCGTCGGCGGCGAGTTCGTCGACGTGACCGACACGTCGCTCTCGGCGTTCGCCGCGCGGATGGAATCGTTGGAACCGGAGGACGACTGA
- a CDS encoding right-handed parallel beta-helix repeat-containing protein, producing the protein MRDRTYRVTTWAVVVAVLLSMVGVGAVTAETSERPAVDGAEISSCTTISDPGTYVLGDDLNANGSAPCLTVRADDVRLVGDGRTLSADGRGTGILADGATNVTVENLTITGFETGVRFRGVDDGSLRGVAAVDNADDGIRLASTTGVAVVSTRADGNVDDGIVLDDSDENRIENGAFRRNGGENGGDGILLRNDSDGNVVRLSVADENADDGIDLDYASGNLLEANLVRGNEGLENADGIELRDSDDNVVRRNTVRNNLDDGIDVARSDDNTVFGNTVTGNRNDGIPVGAADDNRIVENVVSDSGSDGILLRGEAANNLVRRNTVTDSARDGILVRLGARENHIVRNTVGDSGRDGIVLRNATRNVVRGSVVRDNADDGIEVDYGGDRNFVQRNDVFDNGAEGIRFHRSAQTRLLDNAVWNNGADGINVTDVHRAVLARNVANENADNGVELTRVTASAVLESTTRENGANGVRLDHVRRVVLALTDGDGNGEDDVVVVESRNVWTVDRSDPLSNPVALEALIRRVTGLNVSV; encoded by the coding sequence GTGAGAGACAGGACGTACCGAGTGACGACGTGGGCAGTCGTCGTCGCGGTGCTTCTTTCGATGGTTGGTGTAGGAGCGGTGACCGCAGAGACCTCGGAGCGCCCCGCCGTAGACGGGGCTGAGATATCCTCGTGTACGACGATATCGGACCCCGGAACGTACGTCCTCGGCGACGACCTGAACGCGAACGGTTCCGCCCCGTGTCTGACCGTACGCGCCGACGACGTGCGACTCGTCGGCGACGGCCGAACGCTGTCGGCTGATGGCCGGGGAACGGGGATACTGGCCGACGGCGCGACGAACGTCACCGTCGAGAACCTCACCATCACCGGCTTCGAGACCGGCGTCCGGTTCCGCGGCGTCGACGACGGGTCGCTCCGCGGCGTCGCCGCCGTCGACAACGCAGACGACGGAATTCGCCTCGCGTCGACGACGGGCGTCGCCGTCGTCTCGACGCGCGCCGACGGGAACGTCGACGACGGTATCGTCCTCGACGATTCGGACGAAAACCGCATCGAGAACGGCGCGTTCCGACGTAACGGCGGCGAGAACGGCGGCGACGGCATCCTGCTGCGAAACGACTCCGACGGGAACGTCGTCCGCCTCAGCGTCGCCGACGAGAACGCCGACGACGGCATCGATCTCGACTACGCCAGCGGCAATCTGCTCGAGGCGAATCTCGTCCGCGGGAACGAAGGGTTGGAGAACGCTGACGGCATCGAACTGCGCGATTCGGACGACAACGTCGTCAGGCGGAACACGGTACGCAACAACCTCGACGACGGCATCGACGTGGCGCGCTCGGACGACAACACCGTGTTCGGGAACACAGTCACAGGGAACCGAAACGACGGCATCCCGGTCGGTGCCGCCGACGATAACCGAATCGTGGAGAACGTCGTCAGCGACAGCGGGAGCGACGGAATCTTGCTCCGCGGGGAGGCAGCGAACAACCTCGTTCGCCGCAACACGGTGACCGACAGCGCCCGCGACGGAATCCTGGTTCGACTCGGCGCTCGCGAGAACCACATCGTCAGAAACACCGTCGGCGACAGCGGACGCGACGGCATCGTCCTCAGAAACGCGACGCGGAACGTCGTGCGAGGGAGCGTCGTGCGCGACAACGCCGATGACGGCATCGAAGTCGATTACGGCGGCGACCGGAATTTCGTCCAGCGCAACGACGTGTTCGACAACGGCGCGGAGGGTATCCGATTCCACCGTTCGGCGCAGACCCGGCTGCTCGACAACGCCGTGTGGAACAACGGCGCCGACGGCATCAACGTGACCGACGTTCACCGCGCGGTGCTGGCGCGCAACGTCGCCAACGAGAACGCCGACAACGGGGTAGAACTCACGCGCGTCACGGCGTCGGCGGTTCTCGAAAGTACGACCCGAGAGAACGGCGCGAACGGCGTCAGACTCGACCACGTCCGCCGCGTCGTCCTCGCACTCACCGACGGCGACGGCAACGGCGAGGACGACGTGGTGGTCGTCGAATCGCGCAACGTCTGGACCGTCGACCGCTCTGACCCGCTGTCGAATCCGGTGGCGCTCGAAGCACTGATTCGCCGGGTGACCGGGTTGAACGTGTCGGTATGA